Proteins encoded together in one Oceanobacillus iheyensis HTE831 window:
- the spoIIAB gene encoding anti-sigma F factor, which yields MKNEMSLAFASVSENEAFARVAVASFITQLDPTMDELTEIKTVVSEAVTNSIIHGYHNEPHHKVYIECVLQDDEIEITIRDEGVGIKDIDEAREPLYTSKPELERSGMGFTIIENFMDSVEVISAPEKGTSVYMTKQLSKSKTVYN from the coding sequence ATGAAAAATGAAATGTCCCTCGCATTTGCAAGTGTCAGTGAAAATGAAGCATTTGCTCGTGTAGCAGTAGCTTCTTTTATAACACAGTTAGATCCGACTATGGATGAGTTGACGGAAATTAAGACCGTTGTATCTGAAGCAGTAACCAATTCAATCATTCATGGATATCATAATGAACCTCACCATAAAGTTTACATTGAATGCGTGCTTCAGGATGATGAAATTGAAATAACCATTCGTGATGAAGGAGTTGGTATAAAGGATATTGATGAAGCAAGAGAACCTTTGTATACTTCGAAGCCAGAACTAGAACGATCTGGAATGGGATTTACAATTATTGAAAACTTTATGGATTCTGTGGAAGTTATTTCTGCTCCCGAAAAAGGTACTTCCGTATATATGACCAAACAACTTTCGAAATCAAAAACTGTTTATAATTAA
- the spoIIAA gene encoding anti-sigma F factor antagonist: protein MALHSDFDVVGDVLIVRLSGELDHHETEALRDIWKDMIYNNPIKHVILNLEQVSFMDSSGLGVVLGRYKEVIQLGGEMMVCSVSPPIQRLFEMSGLFKIVRKAENERYALEALGVAS from the coding sequence ATGGCACTTCATTCTGACTTTGATGTTGTAGGGGATGTCCTCATCGTCAGACTTTCTGGGGAATTGGACCATCATGAGACGGAGGCTTTAAGAGATATATGGAAGGATATGATATATAACAATCCGATTAAACACGTTATATTAAATTTAGAACAAGTAAGTTTTATGGATTCTTCTGGTTTGGGAGTAGTACTAGGAAGGTATAAAGAGGTAATACAATTAGGGGGAGAAATGATGGTGTGTTCCGTCTCTCCTCCAATACAACGGTTATTTGAAATGTCAGGGCTATTTAAAATAGTTCGTAAAGCGGAAAATGAACGTTATGCATTAGAGGCATTGGGGGTGGCATCATGA
- a CDS encoding D-alanyl-D-alanine carboxypeptidase family protein, with protein sequence MRKIRNIMIIGLLGVLFFGHTVSAEESNQEVNLIEDATSGILMEQDTGTILYDKNAHEQLPPASMTKIMTLLLIMESLEKGDIAKDDVVIVSDKAASMGGSQIFLEAGEEMTVNDLLKGVAVASGNDASVALAEKIAGSEEAFVNKMNEKAKELNLKNTLFQNTTGLPEENHYSSAYDMAIMANELLKHESITEYTSIYEDYLRQGQDNEFWLVNTNKLVRFYKGADGLKTGYTSEAKYCLTATAKRDNMRVVAVVMGAKSPKERNSMVTELLDYAFHSYETNPLFSKGDKVTEVDLLKADQSKVDIVTDHSVSTIHKKGDEKKNISTEVKLQESWTFPIQKGDEVGKLIIKDGDTIISEVPLTVSKNIEKASFSDLMKRSLQELVKH encoded by the coding sequence ATGAGAAAGATACGAAACATAATGATAATTGGGTTACTAGGTGTATTATTTTTTGGTCATACCGTATCAGCAGAAGAAAGTAACCAGGAGGTTAATTTAATTGAAGATGCTACTTCTGGAATACTTATGGAACAAGATACTGGGACAATTCTATATGATAAAAATGCACACGAACAACTTCCCCCAGCAAGTATGACAAAGATTATGACTTTGCTATTAATAATGGAATCCTTAGAAAAAGGAGATATAGCAAAGGATGATGTTGTTATTGTAAGTGATAAAGCCGCTTCCATGGGAGGTTCTCAGATATTTTTGGAAGCTGGAGAAGAAATGACAGTAAATGATTTATTAAAAGGAGTTGCAGTAGCATCAGGTAATGATGCAAGTGTTGCTTTAGCAGAAAAAATAGCTGGTAGTGAAGAAGCGTTTGTTAATAAGATGAATGAAAAAGCAAAAGAATTGAATTTAAAAAATACATTATTCCAAAATACTACCGGATTGCCTGAGGAAAATCATTATAGTAGTGCTTATGATATGGCAATTATGGCAAACGAACTTTTAAAGCACGAGTCAATTACAGAATACACATCAATCTATGAGGATTATCTTCGCCAAGGACAAGACAATGAATTTTGGCTTGTTAATACAAATAAATTAGTTCGATTTTACAAAGGCGCGGATGGGTTAAAGACTGGTTATACGAGTGAAGCGAAATATTGCTTAACAGCTACTGCAAAACGAGATAATATGCGTGTTGTTGCCGTAGTGATGGGAGCAAAGTCACCAAAAGAAAGAAACAGTATGGTAACAGAATTGCTTGATTATGCATTCCACAGCTATGAAACAAATCCTTTATTCTCAAAAGGCGACAAGGTAACGGAAGTAGATTTATTAAAGGCTGATCAATCGAAGGTAGATATCGTTACGGATCATTCTGTAAGTACGATTCACAAAAAAGGTGACGAGAAGAAGAATATTTCTACAGAAGTAAAATTACAAGAATCTTGGACATTCCCCATTCAAAAAGGGGATGAAGTAGGTAAATTAATCATTAAAGATGGAGATACAATTATATCTGAAGTACCATTAACGGTTAGTAAAAATATAGAAAAAGCATCATTTAGTGATCTAATGAAAAGATCCTTACAAGAATTGGTGAAACATTAA
- a CDS encoding 3-ketoacyl-ACP reductase: MGQSIKGKIAYITGASSGIGKATAIELAKQGVNIGLLARSEQKLKDVSERIQNLGVSSQYQVVDISDETQVDNAITQLEGLLGKADILINNAGISTYGNVDEVTSAEWKQIFHVNVFGTYHVTRRVLPHMKEKNQGDIIMISSSNGLKGTAGSTAYSGSKFAIQGMAEALMQEVRPNNIRVFTMNPSLVATELVFGNDLSEKNEDKFMQPEDLAEYIVSQLKLHPRIFIKQSLQWATNPF; encoded by the coding sequence TTGGGACAATCTATTAAAGGAAAGATAGCGTATATAACGGGTGCGAGTAGTGGGATTGGAAAAGCAACGGCTATTGAGTTAGCTAAACAAGGAGTGAATATCGGTTTATTAGCTCGCTCTGAACAAAAATTAAAAGATGTATCAGAAAGGATTCAAAATTTAGGAGTAAGTTCTCAATATCAAGTAGTAGATATTAGTGATGAAACTCAAGTAGATAATGCTATTACACAACTTGAAGGTCTTCTCGGAAAAGCAGATATTCTCATAAATAATGCAGGAATATCAACTTATGGCAATGTAGATGAAGTAACCTCTGCGGAGTGGAAACAAATATTCCATGTAAATGTCTTTGGAACCTATCATGTGACACGTCGGGTGTTACCACATATGAAAGAGAAAAACCAAGGAGATATTATCATGATTTCTTCCAGTAATGGTTTAAAAGGTACAGCTGGTTCTACTGCTTATAGCGGTTCAAAATTTGCAATCCAAGGTATGGCAGAAGCATTAATGCAAGAAGTCCGACCAAATAATATACGTGTATTTACGATGAACCCAAGTTTAGTTGCTACAGAATTAGTATTTGGCAATGATTTATCTGAAAAGAACGAAGATAAGTTTATGCAACCAGAAGATCTAGCTGAGTATATTGTATCTCAATTAAAGTTACATCCTCGTATATTTATAAAACAATCTCTACAATGGGCCACAAACCCGTTCTAG
- a CDS encoding pyrimidine-nucleoside phosphorylase: MNTVEIINKKKYGEVLTYEELQHVITGYVEGSIPDYQVSSLLMAIYFNGLTNQETSDLTEIMVNSGDQIDMSFLNTIVVDKHSTGGVGDKVSLIVAPIIASLGIPFAKMSGRGLGHTGGTVDKLESIEGFHTELPLDKFKEQVKEQGIALVGQSGNLVPADKKLYALRDVTGTVDSIPLIASSIMSKKIASGADSIVLDIKVGNGAFMKTVEEAEKLATAMVEIGKKLDRETVAVLTRMDQPLGDEIGNANEVIEAIKLLRDNDYSKDIYDVSVEIASQMVLLAKKASTIEEAKSLVSDVITNGKAYSKLVEFVEAQDGNIESVNEIKANQSIDVLSDEEGYYASVNTQSIGEAAMLLGAGRETKEDQIDHQVGITFHVKLGDAIKKGDKIATIHSNKQNNDEVIQKIKKAMTYTTEAVESKNSVIKIIK; encoded by the coding sequence ATGAATACGGTAGAAATTATTAATAAGAAAAAATATGGAGAAGTGTTAACTTACGAAGAATTACAGCATGTAATTACTGGATATGTAGAAGGAAGTATTCCCGATTATCAAGTATCTTCTCTATTAATGGCAATTTATTTTAATGGATTAACGAATCAGGAAACATCTGACTTGACTGAAATTATGGTGAATTCCGGAGATCAGATAGATATGTCATTCTTAAATACAATTGTGGTAGATAAGCATTCTACAGGTGGTGTAGGAGATAAAGTCAGTCTAATTGTGGCACCAATTATCGCTTCATTAGGTATTCCATTTGCAAAGATGAGTGGAAGAGGTCTAGGACATACGGGAGGTACAGTAGACAAGTTAGAATCTATTGAAGGATTTCACACAGAATTACCATTAGATAAATTTAAAGAACAAGTGAAAGAGCAAGGTATCGCATTAGTTGGACAATCCGGAAACTTAGTACCTGCAGATAAAAAATTATATGCATTACGTGATGTAACAGGTACAGTGGATTCGATTCCTTTAATTGCTAGCTCTATTATGAGCAAAAAAATTGCTTCAGGAGCAGATTCGATTGTATTAGATATAAAAGTTGGTAATGGTGCTTTTATGAAAACGGTAGAAGAAGCTGAAAAACTAGCTACTGCTATGGTTGAAATTGGTAAAAAATTAGATCGTGAAACAGTTGCTGTACTTACAAGAATGGACCAGCCTTTAGGAGATGAAATTGGCAATGCGAATGAAGTTATTGAAGCTATAAAATTACTACGGGATAATGATTATAGCAAAGATATTTATGATGTATCTGTAGAGATTGCTTCACAAATGGTATTGCTTGCGAAAAAAGCTTCAACAATTGAAGAAGCAAAAAGCTTGGTTTCTGATGTAATTACAAATGGTAAGGCGTATAGTAAATTAGTTGAATTTGTTGAAGCACAAGATGGAAATATAGAAAGTGTGAATGAAATAAAAGCTAATCAATCTATTGATGTATTAAGTGATGAGGAAGGGTACTACGCATCTGTGAACACACAATCAATTGGTGAGGCTGCTATGCTACTTGGAGCTGGAAGAGAGACGAAAGAAGATCAGATTGATCATCAAGTAGGAATAACATTCCATGTTAAATTAGGAGATGCAATTAAAAAAGGAGATAAAATTGCAACCATCCATTCAAATAAACAAAACAATGATGAAGTTATTCAAAAGATTAAAAAAGCAATGACATATACTACAGAAGCTGTAGAATCGAAGAATAGCGTAATTAAAATTATCAAGTAA
- a CDS encoding purine-nucleoside phosphorylase gives MDNQFIQEAASFIKEKMNREPSIGLILGSGLGVLADEIEDAIHIEYKDIPHFPTSTVSGHKGQLVIGAMEGKQVIAMQGRFHYYEGYTMQQVTFPVRVMKELNIEQLIVTNAAGGVNESFSAGDLMLITDHINQMGDNPLIGPNDNRHGPRFPDMSTAYDKDLLKLAKNIAGKLDLAVQQGVYVGNSGPVYETPAEVRMIRILGGDAVGMSTVPEVTVANHAGIKVLGISCISNMAAGILDQPLTHDEVIETTDKVRESFLQFVRNIIQSM, from the coding sequence ATGGATAATCAATTTATTCAAGAAGCAGCAAGTTTTATAAAAGAAAAAATGAACAGAGAACCATCAATAGGTTTAATCTTAGGATCTGGTCTAGGTGTATTGGCAGATGAAATTGAGGATGCAATCCATATTGAATATAAAGATATCCCTCATTTTCCTACGTCAACGGTTTCTGGTCATAAAGGTCAACTAGTAATTGGTGCAATGGAAGGAAAGCAAGTTATTGCAATGCAAGGTCGTTTTCATTACTACGAAGGGTATACCATGCAACAAGTAACATTTCCAGTACGAGTAATGAAAGAATTAAATATAGAACAATTAATTGTTACAAATGCAGCTGGAGGAGTAAATGAATCTTTCTCTGCTGGTGACTTAATGTTAATTACAGATCATATTAATCAAATGGGAGACAATCCATTAATAGGTCCAAATGATAATAGACATGGGCCTCGTTTTCCTGATATGTCTACTGCGTACGATAAAGACTTATTAAAACTAGCAAAAAATATTGCTGGAAAATTAGATTTAGCTGTACAACAAGGTGTGTACGTTGGTAATAGTGGACCCGTTTATGAAACACCGGCTGAGGTTAGGATGATACGTATTCTAGGTGGAGATGCAGTAGGAATGTCAACTGTTCCTGAGGTAACTGTAGCTAACCATGCAGGTATTAAGGTACTTGGAATTTCATGTATTTCAAATATGGCAGCAGGTATATTAGATCAACCTTTAACACATGATGAAGTGATCGAAACAACAGATAAAGTGAGAGAGAGCTTTTTACAATTTGTTCGAAATATCATTCAATCAATGTAA